Proteins co-encoded in one Cytobacillus sp. NJ13 genomic window:
- the pflA gene encoding pyruvate formate-lyase-activating protein: MYGNIHSIESFGTVDGPGIRYVIFTQGCLLRCQFCHNADTWEIGAGKQMSVSEIMNDLQSYLPFLAASGGGITVSGGEPLLQIPFLIELFKECKKLGIHTAIDSSGGCYSTSPFFQTQLKELLDYTDLVLLDLKHIDRDKHKKLTGLTNDHILQFAQYLSDNQVPVWIRHVLVPTISDDESDLEQLGRFIKELNNVKKIEVLPYHKLGVYKWEALGLEYPLKDIEPPSEEMAEWAYQLLTGL; the protein is encoded by the coding sequence ATGTACGGCAACATTCATTCAATTGAGTCATTCGGAACAGTAGATGGGCCTGGCATTCGTTATGTCATTTTTACACAGGGGTGCCTCCTTCGCTGTCAATTTTGCCATAATGCGGACACTTGGGAAATTGGGGCAGGAAAACAAATGTCCGTTTCAGAAATCATGAATGATCTGCAATCCTATCTCCCTTTTTTGGCGGCATCCGGAGGCGGCATTACAGTGAGCGGCGGTGAACCTTTGCTTCAGATCCCTTTTCTTATAGAACTTTTTAAAGAATGCAAGAAACTAGGCATTCATACTGCGATAGATTCATCGGGAGGCTGCTATTCCACCTCCCCGTTTTTTCAAACCCAGCTGAAAGAGCTCCTGGACTATACGGACCTGGTGCTGCTGGATTTGAAGCATATTGATAGGGATAAGCATAAAAAACTGACAGGTCTTACAAATGATCATATTCTTCAATTTGCCCAGTATCTGTCAGATAATCAGGTGCCGGTATGGATCCGCCACGTACTTGTGCCCACAATATCTGATGATGAAAGTGATCTGGAACAGCTGGGACGTTTCATTAAAGAGTTGAATAATGTGAAAAAAATTGAGGTTCTTCCCTATCACAAGCTTGGTGTTTATAAATGGGAAGCGCTCGGATTGGAATATCCGCTGAAGGATATTGAGCCGCCAAGTGAGGAAATGGCGGAATGGGCTTATCAGCTTTTGACTGGGTTATAA
- a CDS encoding helix-turn-helix domain-containing protein: MYKVLVANRDEYDTKGIEWLLKSSMNAWQVESAQNESGLIKKLETFQPDLLIFELDLINEESYGSFLKTTQIIGPDLIALTMEATFSQAKRAIDMGVSDLILKPISADILLKSARKIHRRNQMTNRTAKQNPIQKSEKDFNYQDLFIEESNSVKPLVSIGIKTENPLELPKLYKFLESYTFQKTVHYFILSDMILIIAEKSDVAWKEESLRFMRDWQETSAEQIAISIYTGKEDGGTVRNHYLANRKLMELTFYRGFNQVIEENSLPKWLSIDPFLTPEEQSRWIDFLNQSDLEALKSWFYEEFLILADPYPEPGLIRIRLTSILAQIRRHMKTFRLADGDMEKEYLRLFQTILYSPLIYRVINEMISFISYIFETIRSDKKLKLELTDRVLFFIETNYWDPKVTLERAAEYADRNPNYISSMLAKKCGKSFRELLNETRIRQSAKLLLESEISIKEIASVCGFRNQQYFNKVFSKIKGMPPNQFRKSMHKTSV; this comes from the coding sequence ATGTACAAAGTACTTGTGGCCAATCGGGATGAGTACGATACAAAAGGCATAGAGTGGCTTCTTAAATCTTCTATGAACGCATGGCAAGTAGAGTCCGCTCAAAATGAATCAGGGCTTATTAAGAAGCTTGAAACTTTTCAGCCAGACCTATTGATTTTTGAACTTGATCTAATAAATGAAGAAAGTTATGGTTCATTTTTAAAAACCACTCAGATCATAGGGCCGGATTTGATTGCCTTAACAATGGAAGCGACCTTTTCACAAGCAAAAAGAGCCATCGACATGGGTGTATCCGATTTAATACTTAAGCCGATTTCAGCAGATATTTTATTAAAATCGGCGAGAAAGATTCATAGGCGTAATCAGATGACTAATCGGACTGCTAAACAAAATCCTATTCAGAAATCTGAAAAAGACTTCAATTACCAGGATTTATTTATAGAAGAATCTAATTCGGTTAAACCACTTGTATCTATCGGAATTAAGACTGAAAATCCGCTGGAGCTTCCAAAGCTATATAAATTTCTTGAAAGCTATACTTTCCAAAAAACAGTTCACTATTTTATTTTGAGTGATATGATTTTGATTATTGCTGAGAAATCTGATGTGGCCTGGAAAGAGGAGAGCCTCAGGTTTATGAGAGATTGGCAGGAAACGTCAGCAGAACAAATTGCGATCAGCATTTATACGGGTAAGGAGGACGGCGGAACCGTCAGAAACCATTATCTCGCGAACAGGAAACTGATGGAGTTAACTTTTTACCGGGGATTTAATCAGGTAATTGAGGAGAACTCATTGCCTAAGTGGCTTTCGATTGATCCGTTCTTAACTCCTGAGGAACAAAGCAGATGGATTGATTTCCTGAATCAGTCTGATTTAGAAGCGCTAAAGTCATGGTTTTACGAGGAGTTTCTTATTTTGGCAGACCCTTATCCGGAACCGGGTCTCATCAGAATTCGGCTGACCAGTATCCTTGCGCAAATTCGCAGGCATATGAAGACGTTCCGGCTGGCAGACGGGGATATGGAGAAAGAATATCTACGTTTATTCCAGACTATCCTTTATTCCCCCTTGATCTACCGGGTCATTAACGAAATGATCAGCTTCATTTCCTATATTTTTGAAACCATACGCTCTGATAAAAAGCTGAAGCTGGAACTTACTGACAGAGTCCTATTCTTTATAGAAACGAATTACTGGGACCCTAAGGTTACGCTTGAAAGGGCAGCTGAATATGCAGATCGAAACCCAAATTATATCAGCTCCATGCTTGCAAAAAAATGCGGCAAGTCGTTCCGGGAGCTGCTTAATGAAACCCGGATAAGGCAATCAGCCAAGCTGCTGCTGGAATCAGAAATAAGCATTAAGGAAATCGCGTCTGTGTGCGGTTTCCGCAATCAGCAATATTTCAATAAAGTATTTAGTAAGATTAAAGGAATGCCGCCAAATCAATTTAGAAAGAGCATGCATAAAACCTCCGTGTAA
- the pflB gene encoding formate C-acetyltransferase translates to MESWNGFKKGIWTHEIDVRDFILKNYSPFFGDESFLEGPTEATSSLWEQVMELTKKERDNGGVLDMDTEIVSTITSHGPGYLDQKKEKIVGVQTDRPFKRSLQPFGGVRMAVAACEAYGYEASKEMEKIFTDYRKTHNQGVFDAYTDEMKLARKVGIITGLPDAYGRGRIIGDYRRVALYGVDRLIEAKKADLKSTSGVMTEDNIRLREEISEQIRALDELKQLANSYGFNISKPAGNALEAFQWLYFAYLAAIKEQNGAAMSLGRVSSFLDIFIERDIQKGLLTEKEAQELVDHFVMKLRLVKFARTPDYNELFSGDPTWVTESIGGMALDGRPLVTKNSYRFLHTLNNLGPAPEPNLTVLWSSKLPENFKKYCARMSIETSSIQYENDDIMLPEYGDDYGIACCVSAMEIGKQMQFFGARANLAKALLYSINGGKDEILSVQVGPSYAPIASDILQYEEVMEKFDLMMEWLADLYINTLNIIHYMHDKYSYERIEMALHDSGILRTMATGIAGLSVAADSLSAIKYATVKAIRDESGLVIDFMTEGDFPKYGNNDDRVDSIAIDLVERFMKKLRKHPSYRNSMHTMSILTITSNVVYGKKTGNTPDGRRAGEPFAPGANPMHGRDTKGTLASLSSVAKLPYKHALDGISNTFSIVPKALGKDADSRIRNLVSILDGYSIKSGHHLNVNVFNKETLLDAMKHPEEYPQLTIRVSGYAVNFIKLTKEQQLDVINRTFHESM, encoded by the coding sequence ATGGAAAGTTGGAATGGCTTTAAAAAAGGCATTTGGACACATGAAATTGATGTTAGAGACTTTATTTTAAAGAATTACTCACCTTTTTTCGGGGATGAATCATTTTTGGAGGGTCCAACAGAAGCTACTTCTTCATTATGGGAACAAGTGATGGAACTGACGAAAAAGGAACGTGATAATGGCGGTGTGCTCGATATGGACACAGAAATCGTCTCAACCATTACCTCACATGGACCTGGTTACCTGGACCAAAAAAAAGAAAAAATCGTGGGTGTTCAGACTGACCGTCCGTTTAAGCGCTCTCTTCAGCCATTTGGCGGAGTCAGAATGGCTGTGGCAGCTTGTGAAGCATACGGCTATGAAGCCAGCAAAGAGATGGAAAAGATATTTACAGACTACCGCAAAACACATAACCAAGGCGTGTTTGATGCCTATACCGATGAAATGAAACTTGCCCGCAAAGTCGGCATTATTACTGGCCTGCCAGATGCATATGGCCGTGGCAGGATTATCGGTGATTACCGCAGGGTTGCTCTTTATGGAGTTGACCGCTTGATTGAAGCCAAAAAAGCGGATTTGAAATCAACTTCAGGTGTGATGACGGAAGACAATATTCGCCTTAGAGAAGAGATTTCAGAACAGATCAGGGCTCTGGATGAACTGAAGCAGCTGGCAAACAGCTATGGTTTTAATATTTCAAAGCCTGCAGGAAACGCTCTTGAGGCTTTCCAATGGCTGTATTTTGCCTATCTTGCTGCCATTAAAGAACAAAATGGAGCAGCTATGAGTCTTGGCCGTGTCTCGAGTTTTCTTGATATTTTCATAGAAAGAGATATCCAGAAGGGCTTGCTTACCGAGAAAGAAGCCCAGGAACTGGTCGATCACTTTGTAATGAAGCTGCGCCTTGTCAAATTTGCGAGAACGCCTGACTATAATGAATTATTCAGCGGCGATCCTACATGGGTTACTGAGTCCATTGGCGGGATGGCTCTTGATGGCCGACCGCTTGTCACGAAGAATTCTTACCGGTTCCTTCATACTTTGAATAATCTTGGTCCAGCACCTGAACCGAATTTAACAGTATTATGGTCCAGCAAGCTTCCGGAGAACTTCAAAAAATATTGCGCAAGGATGTCAATAGAAACAAGTTCAATTCAATATGAAAACGATGATATCATGCTTCCTGAATATGGGGATGATTATGGAATTGCCTGCTGTGTTTCTGCAATGGAGATCGGAAAACAAATGCAATTTTTCGGTGCAAGAGCAAACCTTGCAAAGGCCCTGTTATATAGCATTAATGGCGGAAAGGATGAAATACTCAGCGTTCAAGTCGGCCCTTCCTATGCCCCAATTGCCTCAGACATCCTTCAATATGAAGAAGTGATGGAGAAGTTTGATTTAATGATGGAATGGCTGGCAGATCTCTATATTAATACGCTGAATATCATTCATTACATGCATGATAAATATAGCTACGAACGGATCGAAATGGCTCTTCATGACTCCGGAATTCTCAGAACAATGGCTACTGGCATTGCGGGTCTGAGTGTAGCGGCCGACTCATTAAGTGCGATCAAATACGCAACTGTTAAGGCAATCCGTGATGAGAGTGGGCTAGTGATTGATTTTATGACAGAAGGAGATTTCCCGAAATACGGCAATAATGATGATCGCGTTGACAGCATAGCTATAGATCTGGTTGAACGGTTTATGAAAAAGCTCCGCAAGCATCCGTCATACAGAAACTCTATGCATACGATGTCTATATTAACCATTACATCCAATGTGGTATATGGCAAAAAAACCGGCAATACGCCTGATGGCCGACGTGCCGGCGAGCCATTCGCCCCGGGAGCAAATCCGATGCACGGGAGAGATACGAAAGGAACACTTGCTTCCCTGTCTTCTGTTGCAAAACTACCCTACAAACATGCGCTGGATGGCATCAGCAACACCTTCTCCATTGTCCCTAAAGCACTCGGAAAGGATGCTGATAGCCGTATTCGCAATCTGGTATCTATACTGGATGGATATTCCATAAAGTCCGGACATCACCTAAATGTAAATGTATTCAATAAAGAAACGCTTCTGGATGCCATGAAACACCCGGAGGAATATCCGCAGTTAACCATTAGGGTATCAGGCTATGCTGTGAACTTCATTAAGCTGACTAAAGAGCAGCAGCTTGACGTTATCAATCGAACATTCCATGAATCAATGTAA
- the safA gene encoding SafA/ExsA family spore coat assembly protein yields the protein MKTLSKISFILTLSVALVFGFNFDAKASTIHTVQPGDTMWKIALKYQVGVPEIINANGQISNPNFIYPGQKVNIPTVSKATTGVEEQVVQLVNQERAKYGLKPLKSNWELARVARYKSQDMINKKYFDHNSPTYGSPFDMMKSFGITYRTAGENIAAGQKTPQEVVTAWMNSEGHRKNILSANFTEIGVGYAQGGYYGHYWTQMFIGR from the coding sequence ATGAAAACACTATCAAAAATTTCATTCATTCTAACGTTGTCTGTCGCACTTGTCTTTGGATTCAATTTTGATGCAAAAGCATCAACAATACATACCGTTCAGCCAGGGGATACAATGTGGAAGATCGCCCTGAAGTATCAGGTGGGAGTTCCTGAAATCATTAATGCAAACGGGCAGATTTCAAATCCGAACTTCATTTATCCTGGGCAAAAGGTGAATATCCCAACAGTATCAAAAGCCACAACCGGTGTTGAAGAGCAGGTGGTTCAGCTCGTAAACCAGGAAAGGGCAAAGTATGGATTAAAGCCATTAAAATCAAATTGGGAACTTGCGAGAGTGGCAAGATACAAATCTCAGGATATGATCAATAAGAAGTATTTCGATCACAACTCTCCTACATACGGAAGCCCGTTTGATATGATGAAGAGCTTTGGAATTACTTACAGAACCGCTGGAGAAAACATTGCTGCAGGGCAAAAAACCCCTCAGGAAGTTGTAACAGCATGGATGAACAGCGAGGGTCACCGCAAGAACATCCTATCAGCCAATTTCACAGAAATCGGAGTGGGATACGCACAGGGCGGTTATTATGGCCATTACTGGACACAAATGTTTATTGGGAGGTAA